A window of Tetrapisispora phaffii CBS 4417 chromosome 9, complete genome contains these coding sequences:
- the TPHA0I00640 gene encoding 60S ribosomal protein eL20 (similar to Saccharomyces cerevisiae RPL20A (YMR242C) and RPL20B (YOR312C); ancestral locus Anc_8.789), which produces MRIFAPNTVVAKSRYWYFLQKLHKVKKASGEVVSVNEISEAHPTKVKNFAVWVRYDSRSGTHNMYKEVRDVSRVAAVETLYSDMAARHRARFRSIHILKVSEIEKTADVKRPYVKQFLTKDLKFPLPHRVQKSTKTFSYKRPSTFY; this is translated from the coding sequence ATGAGAATCTTTGCTCCAAACACTGTTGTTGCTAAGTCTCGTTACTGGTACTTCTTACAAAAGTTGCACAAGGTTAAGAAGGCTTCTGGTGAAGTTGTTTCTGTTAACGAAATCTCCGAAGCTCATCCAACCAAGGTCAAGAACTTCGCTGTCTGGGTTAGATACGACTCCAGATCCGGTACCCACAACATGTACAAGGAAGTCAGAGACGTCTCTAGAGTCGCTGCTGTCGAAACCTTATACTCCGACATGGCTGCCAGACACAGAGCCAGATTTAGATCTATTCACATCTTAAAGGTTTCTGAAATTGAGAAGACCGCTGATGTCAAGAGACCATACGTTAAGCAATTCTTGACCAAGGATCTAAAATTCCCATTACCACACAGAGTCCAAAAGTCTACCAAGACTTTTTCCTACAAGAGACCATCTACTTTTTACTAA
- the TPHA0I00650 gene encoding NOP5/NOP56 family protein (similar to Saccharomyces cerevisiae NOP58 (YOR310C); ancestral locus Anc_8.787), which yields MFKRILKLLVKVLLFLKSKATARHQPIIELCKMAYVLTETSAGYALLKASDKKIYKSSTLIQDLDTSDKVLKEFKIAAFSKFSSAANALEESNAIIEGKVSSQLQKLLEDIKKDKKSTLVVSETKLANSINKLGLNFNVVSDAVTLDIYRAVKEYLPELLPGLTDSDLSKMSLGLAHSIGRHKLKFSADKVDVMIIQAIALLDDLDKELNTYAMRVKEWYGWHFPELAKIVVDSVAYARIILTMGIRSKASETDMSEILPEEIEERVKTAAEVSMGTEITPVDLDNIKALADQIVEFAAYREQLSNYLSARMKAIAPNLTQLVGELVGARLIAHSGSLISLAKSPASTIQILGAEKALFRALKTKHDTPKYGLLYHASLVGQATGKNKGKIARVLAAKAAVSLRYDALAEDRDDSGDIGLEARAKVESRLSQIEGRDLRTTPKVVREAKKVEITEARAYNADADAANATSDSSDSDDEEEVKEEKKDKKRKREDEEEEEKKEKKSKKEKKDKKEKKEKKEKKEKKDKKDKKDKKSKKEKK from the coding sequence atGTTTAAACgtatattaaaattgttaGTTAAGGTACTACTATTCCTGAAAAGTAAAGCCACCGCTAGACATCAACCTATAATCGAACTCTGTAAAATGGCATACGTGTTAACTGAAACCTCTGCAGGTTATGCTTTATTGAAGGCCTCTGATAAAAAAATCTACAAATCATCTACTTTGATTCAAGATTTAGATACTTCAGACAAAGTTTTAAAAGAGTTTAAAATTGCTGCTTTCTCCAAGTTTAGCTCTGCTGCCAATGCTTTAGAAGAATCCAATGCCATCATTGAAGGTAAAGTTTCTTCTCAATTACAAAAGTTATTAGAAGATATTAAGAAAGATAAGAAATCTACTTTAGTTGTTAGCGAAACCAAGTTAGCTAATtccattaataaattaggTTTAAACTTTAACGTCGTTTCTGATGCCGTGACTTTAGATATATACAGAGCTgttaaagaatatttacCAGAGTTATTACCAGGTTTAACTGATTCTGATTTAAGCAAAATGTCATTAGGTTTAGCTCATTCCATTGGTCGTCATAAGTTAAAGTTCTCCGCTGATAAAGTTGATGTTATGATTATCCAAGCCATTGCTTTATTAGATGATTTAGACAAAGAATTAAACACCTACGCCATGAGAGTTAAGGAATGGTACGGTTGGCATTTCCCAGAATTGGCAAAGATTGTTGTCGATTCTGTTGCTTATGCtagaattattttaacCATGGGTATTAGATCCAAGGCTTCTGAAACCGATATGAGTGAAATCTTAccagaagaaattgaagaacGTGTTAAGACTGCTGCTGAAGTTTCCATGGGTACTGAAATTACTCCAGTTGATTTAGACAATATCAAGGCTTTAGCTGACCAAATTGTTGAATTTGCCGCTTACAGAGAACAATTATCCAACTACTTATCAGCCAGAATGAAGGCTATTGCTCCAAATTTGACCCAGTTAGTCGGTGAACTAGTCGGTGCTAGATTAATTGCTCACTCTGGTTCTTTAATTTCCTTAGCCAAATCCCCAGCTTCTACTATTCAAATTTTAGGTGCCGAAAAAGCCTTATTTAGAGCCTTAAAGACTAAACATGATACTCCAAAGTACGGTTTATTATACCATGCTTCCTTAGTTGGTCAAGCTACAGGTAAGAACAAGGGTAAGATTGCCAGAGTCTTAGCTGCTAAAGCTGCTGTCTCCTTACGTTATGATGCATTAGCTGAAGATAGAGATGATTCTGGTGACATTGGTTTAGAAGCCCGAGCCAAGGTTGAAAGCAGATTATCACAAATTGAAGGTAGAGACCTAAGAACTACACCAAAGGTTGTACGCGAAGCTAAGAAGGTTGAAATAACAGAAGCTAGAGCTTATAATGCTGATGCCGATGCTGCTAATGCTACCTCTGATTCATCTGATtctgatgatgaagaagaagtaaaggaagaaaagaaggataagaagagaaaaagagaggatgaagaagaagaagaaaagaaggaaaagaaATCTAAGAAGGAGAAGAAAGATAAGAAGGAgaaaaaagagaagaaagaaaagaaagagaagaagGACAAGAAGGACAAGAAGGACAAAAAAAGCAAGAAGGAAAAGAAATAA
- the SLY41 gene encoding Sly41p (similar to Saccharomyces cerevisiae SLY41 (YOR307C); ancestral locus Anc_8.785) has product MRYTEVVTEKHRRPSLNNLVSTVDITPVENLSFQLPNPSPIYNQRRASHGGLNTVTDVPIYTSVLKEFQVKTSLINQNLGKILEIRNSKISLLCASWYIISSICSNISKAILKRFPHAVVLTIMQFALVSSISLSFVILANYFHSPTYKNSQINKALKSFPDGVLPNYLDGSFRDSIWDSFLKPTKLALATTFPMGIFQFLGHITSHKSTSLIPVSLVHSIKALSPIITVVYYRFVHKKQYNTMVYCTLLLLICGVMTTCWKGSLQNKSENNESSLQNLKGLIYAFLSMLIFVSQNIFAKGILTVKKSPGILSSSSSSSSISSVSSTDLKRISFSPNQLDKLTILFYCSIMGTMLTMPAFITSELMKENNFYLDLNIELFLLILLHCVTHFIQALLAFQLIGMISPVNYSVANIMKRIVIISVALIWEAQLNVRQIFGLGLTIAGLFGYDRWGVCKKNTRN; this is encoded by the coding sequence ATGCGTTATACAGAAGTTGTTACTGAAAAACATAGGAGGCCGTCCTTAAACAACCTTGTTTCCACGGTAGATATTACACCTGTTGAGAATTTATCGTTTCAACTTCCAAATCCTTCTCCCATTTACAACCAAAGAAGGGCATCTCACGGAGGTTTAAATACAGTCACCGATGTTCCAATATATACTTCAGTGTTGAAAGAGTTTCAAGTTAAAACATCGTTAATTAATCAGAACCTTGGGAAGATCTTAGAAATTCGAAACTCAAAAATCAGTTTACTTTGTGCATCATGGTATATTATATCTTCCATATGTAGCAATATATCCAAGGCCATTTTAAAAAGATTCCCACACGCAGTTGTACTAACTATAATGCAATTTGCTTTAGTTTCATCAATAAGTTTATCATTTGTTATATTGGCAAATTATTTCCATTCACCAACATATAAAAATTCACAAATCAATAAAGCTTTAAAGTCATTCCCTGATGGTGTTTTACCGAATTATTTGGATGGTAGCTTTAGAGATTCAATATGGGACTCATTTCTAAAACCAACCAAACTAGCATTAGCTACAACATTCCCAATGGgcatttttcaattcctTGGTCATATTACCTCCCATAAGTCAACATCCCTCATTCCTGTCTCGTTAGTTCATTCCATCAAAGCATTATCGCCCATTATCACCGTTGTTTATTATAGATTTGTGCataaaaaacaatacaaTACAATGGTGTATTgtacattattattattaatctGTGGTGTTATGACTACATGTTGGAAGGGTtctttacaaaataaaagtGAAAATAACGAGTCCAGTTTACAAAATTTGAAAGGCCTCATATATGCTTTTTTGTCGATGTTAATATTTGTCTCTCAGAATATTTTTGCTAAAGGTATTTTAACAGTTAAAAAATCCCCTGGAATActttcttcctcttcttcttcctccTCAATCAGCTCAGTTTCTTCAACTGATTTGAAGAGGATATCATTTTCTCCCAACCAGTTAGATAAACTAACAATTCTATTCTATTGTTCTATCATGGGAACTATGTTGACCATGCCGGCGTTTATTACCTCTGAGTTAatgaaagaaaacaatttttatcTAGATCTAAACATTGaactatttttattaatattactaCATTGTGTAACTCATTTCATTCAGGCTTTATTGGCCTTCCAATTAATTGGTATGATAAGTCCTGTGAACTATTCTGTTGCGAACATCATGAAACGTATTGTTATAATATCTGTCGCTTTGATTTGGGAAGCTCAATTGAATGTTAGACAAATTTTTGGATTGGGTTTAACTATCGCAGGGTTATTTGGATATGATAGATGGGGTGTCTGTAAGAAGAATACTAGAAACTAG
- the YHM2 gene encoding Yhm2p (similar to Saccharomyces cerevisiae YHM2 (YMR241W); ancestral locus Anc_8.784) — protein MTTGEQGKKKVSYSNLVLGAVLNLSEATTLGQPLEVIKTTMAANRNATSVQAIKQIWSRGGIFGFYQGLIPWAWIEASTKGAVLLFVSADVENRAKAGLGLGNFAAGILGGISGGVVQAYATMGFCTCMKTVEITRSKTAAAGVIPKSSWAVFKEIFAKDGIRGINKGVNAVAIRQMTNWGSRFGFSRLVEEGIRKITGKKNPEDQLTALEKITASAIGGGLSAWNQPIEVIRVEMQSKKADPNRPKTLTVASTFKYIYQTNGIKGLYRGVTPRIGLGIWQTVFMVGFGDMAREFVGKFTGDTPVNKH, from the coding sequence ATGACGACAGGTGAACAAGGTAAAAAGAAAGTTTCGTACTCGAATTTGGTGTTAGGTGCGGTCTTAAATCTATCGGAAGCTACAACGTTAGGGCAGCCGCTGGAGGTTATCAAGACCACTATGGCTGCGAATAGAAATGCAACCTCTGTACAGGcaattaaacaaatttGGTCAAGGGGTGGTATTTTTGGGTTCTATCAAGGTTTGATTCCATGGGCATGGATTGAAGCATCCACAAAAGGTGCTGTACTATTGTTTGTATCTGCTGATGTTGAGAACCGAGCAAAAGCTGGCCTTGGCTTAGGAAACTTTGCAGCAGGTATCTTAGGTGGTATTTCTGGTGGTGTAGTGCAAGCGTATGCCACCATGGGGTTCTGTACCTGTATGAAGACTGTTGAGATTACCAGATCAAAAACTGCAGCTGCTGGTGTAATTCCAAAATCTTCATGGGCTGTGttcaaagaaatatttgcCAAGGACGGAATAAGAGGTATAAATAAGGGTGTTAACGCTGTAGCGATTAGGCAAATGACAAACTGGGGTTCTCGTTTTGGATTTTCAAGATTAGTAGAAGAAGGAATAAGAAAGATAACTGGCAAAAAAAATCCAGAAGACCAATTAACtgcattagaaaaaattacTGCATCTGCTATTGGTGGTGGTTTAAGTGCCTGGAATCAACCAATTGAAGTAATTAGAGTGGAAATGCAATCGAAGAAAGCAGATCCAAATAGACCAAAAACTTTGACGGTTGCATCGACATTTAagtatatttatcaaacaaATGGTATTAAAGGTTTATACAGAGGTGTCACACCAAGAATCGGTCTGGGCATCTGGCAAACAGTATTCATGGTCGGGTTCGGTGATATGGCAAGAGAATTTGTTGGTAAGTTTACTGGCGATACTCCAGTAAACAAACATTAA
- the PET18 gene encoding Pet18p (similar to Saccharomyces cerevisiae PET18 (YCR020C); ancestral locus Anc_1.439) → MTTTTAQLIQKYSDLLKHATEHKLTSELCAGTLSDRTLCIYLAQDLKFFNTSFRLICKTTTECPNDKSMIYLGKKIGFFANDENDYFQKCLELLATAIKDDADKEKNCTNEIPSTTRYLKSIQAKLDDDKKLYDYPKLITALWTAEIVYYLWAHNTPRKENLHWKYQTWIDLHDGPHFEEWCDFLAKEVDQYSLEQVEDSFKQCVELEINFFNGCYNA, encoded by the coding sequence ATGACTACTACCACTGCTcaattgattcaaaaatattcagATTTATTGAAGCACGCTACTGAACACAAGCTAACCAGCGAGTTATGTGCTGGTACCCTGAGTGATAGAACACTGTGTATCTACTTGGCGCAAGATCTAAAGTTTTTCAACACCTCTTTCAGGCTGATCTGTAAAACAACAACTGAGTGTCCTAATGACAAGAGTATGATCTATTTGGGCAAGAAAATAGGGTTTTTTGCCAATGATGAGAACGATTACTTCCAGAAGTGCTTGGAACTATTAGCTACCGCGATTAAAGATGATGCAGACAAAGAAAAGAACTGCACAAATGAAATTCCATCAACTACAAGATACTTGAAGTCGATTCAAGCAAAACTAGATGATGATAAGAAACTGTACGATTACCCAAAGCTTATCACTGCATTATGGACAGCAGAGATAGTTTACTACCTATGGGCTCACAACACACCAAGGAAGGAAAACTTGCACTGGAAGTACCAAACATGGATCGATCTTCACGATGGACCTCATTTTGAAGAGTGGTGTGATTTCTTGGCCAAAGAAGTTGACCAGTACTCACTTGAACAAGTTGAAGACAGCTTTAAACAGTGTGTTGAACTGGAgatcaatttcttcaacgGTTGCTACAATGCTTGA
- the RRG7 gene encoding Rrg7p (similar to Saccharomyces cerevisiae YOR305W; ancestral locus Anc_8.782) produces MLNKFLRRLPQRRYINNDNLVKYIKDNELIKDSKVFQGTLYEYTVIRELEQKLLMNQLKKVGGAHDGGVDITGKWAVGKIFHSLQDRNLINIDNHTPKRFVINDRSAMPIYQKFIGQNAVKNPRPLDILVQCKAFSLSKIGPKHIRELVGTYWSKVSPKKVNRTFMMICSPHLPTREGLKLLNSCNIPLLYVQVGMLNLMNNEYDLEKSGSLLNYYENEYASKLLQNIGIKEWLRLKGHKNWEG; encoded by the coding sequence ATGTTAAATAAGTTTCTAAGAAGACTGCCGCAACGCcgatatattaataatgacaatctggttaaatatattaaggATAATGAGCTAATAAAGGACTCTAAAGTATTTCAAGGGACTCTATACGAATATACAGTAATAAGAGAATTGgaacaaaaattattgatgaaCCAACTTAAGAAGGTGGGTGGTGCTCACGATGGTGGGGTTGATATAACTGGGAAATGGGCAGTAGGAAAGATTTTTCATAGTTTACAAGATCGGAAtcttataaatattgataatcaTACTCCAAAAAGGTTTGTCATTAACGATAGAAGTGCTATGCCTATATATCAGAAGTTCATTGGCCAAAACGCTGTGAAAAACCCTAGACCGTTAGATATTCTAGTTCAATGCAAAGCATTTTCGCTGTCAAAAATTGGTCCTAAGCATATAAGAGAATTAGTTGGAACATACTGGTCCAAAGTCTCACCAAAGAAAGTGAATAGGACGTTTATGATGATATGTTCGCCTCATTTACCAACAAGAGAAGGGTTGAAACTTTTGAACTCTTGTAATATACCATTGTTATACGTACAAGTTGGCATGTTAAATCTTATGAACAATGAGTACGACTTGGAGAAGTCGGGATCTCTATTGAACTACTATGAGAATGAATATGCATCGAAACTATTACAGAATATTGGAATTAAAGAATGGCTTCGATTGAAAGGTCACAAGAATTGGGAAGGTTAA
- the BIL1 gene encoding Bil1p (similar to Saccharomyces cerevisiae YOR304C-A; ancestral locus Anc_8.781), which produces MSSDEISIHSVGTSLEKSEPKLATSGNQEPDTEAKDTITVYDLVSQLQESLTELDKDLDTKNETLQQSIKKIENKLTELTKKKK; this is translated from the coding sequence ATGAGCTCagatgaaatttcaatccACTCAGTTGGAACCTCTTTGGAGAAATCTGAACCTAAATTAGCCACTAGTGGCAATCAGGAGCCCGACACAGAAGCAAAGGATACAATTACAGTATATGATTTAGTAAGTCAACTACAGGAATCCCTGACAGAACTAGACAAAGATCTAGATACCAAGAACGAAACACTACAACAGtctatcaaaaaaatagaaaacaaATTAACAGAACTtacaaagaagaagaagtaa
- the RNT1 gene encoding ribonuclease III (similar to Saccharomyces cerevisiae RNT1 (YMR239C); ancestral locus Anc_8.779), whose translation MGSTQKRDSEHLQDTFSSVHKKSKKIVVNNKDDGNIEAEDDNVGAHAFSETILKVSDITQLEHAVTKLLESFQTIIQLAPNFKCFQEDYKQLEKIPVSLLPSYSRYQLKLASELKSLYELEKVPILNDLYNYEENYNQATGTKSYLKDLTDIDIEKLSNKYTVKDPDADKASFPNDDEEDENNEADDKKSQKKSSWPPKIPEIKNPAIRAKVFTHKSIVKDKLYLKETEMVNTHNERLEFLGDSILNTVITMILYNKFPTFSEGQLSSLRRHLVSNECIKKWSYLYDLPGNLKTNLETEQDKLNFHYGHKKIHADVFEAYIGGLIEDDPKHNMPKVRKWLSKLAKPIIDELTKKDISLQQPDNLNLNAKKELYSLIGYASLNLHYETTKKASYDSPICIVQCITGDGTVLGTGKGRNAKMAGINAAQNVLDNRELVEEYAKRRAAIPREDSRIKGARGDHKDNQEKEIEKPKITLTEDGEFKFVLQ comes from the coding sequence ATGGGATCCACTCAAAAGAGAGATTCTGAGCATTTACAAGATACATTTTCTTCTGTTCACAAGAAGAGCAAGAAAATTGTGGTAAATAATAAGGATGATGGAAATATTGAGGCAGAGGATGACAATGTAGGTGCACACGCATTTAGTGAAACTATTTTGAAAGTATCTGATATTACACAATTGGAGCACGCCgttacaaaattattagaatcaTTTCAAACTATTATACAATTGGCACCAAATTTCAAATGTTTCCAAGAGGATTACAAACAGCTGGAAAAGATACCTGTGTCCCTGTTACCATCGTATTCCAGATATCAACTAAAATTGGCAAGTGAACTGAAATCATTGTACGAATTAGAGAAGGTACCAATTTTGaatgatttatataattatgaGGAAAACTATAACCAAGCAACTGGGACTAAGTCATATTTGAAAGATCTGACAGATATcgatattgaaaagttatCGAACAAGTATACAGTAAAAGATCCTGATGCTGATAAAGCATCTTTTCCCAACGATGATGAAGAGGACGAAAACAACGAAGCTGACGACAAGAAATCTCAGAAGAAATCGTCATGGCCTCCAAAGATTcctgaaattaaaaatccTGCTATCAGAGCTAAAGTATTTACCCACAAATCTATTGTTAAGGATAAATTGTACCTAAAAGAAACTGAAATGGTAAATACTCACAATGAAAGACTGGAATTTTTGGGTGACTCCATTTTAAACACCGTCATTACCATGATTTTATACAATAAATTTCCAACATTTTCAGAAGGACAACTGTCTAGTTTAAGAAGACACTTGGTAAGCAATGAAtgtattaaaaaatggaGTTATCTATATGACTTACCAGGAAATTTAAAGACAAATTTAGAAACTGAAcaagataaattaaattttcattacGGCcataaaaaaatacatGCTGATGTATTTGAAGCATATATTGGTGGTTTAATAGAGGATGATCCAAAGCATAATATGCCAAAAGTTAGAAAATGGTTATCCAAATTAGCTAAACCTATAATAGATGAGCtaacaaaaaaagatatcAGTTTGCAACAACCTGACAATTTAAATCTAAATGCCAAGAAAGAGTTGTATTCTTTAATTGGGTATGCATCATTGAATCTTCATTATGAAACAACTAAAAAAGCTAGCTATGATAGTCCAATTTGCATAGTACAATGTATTACCGGCGATGGTACAGTTCTAGGTACTGGTAAAGGTAGAAATGCAAAAATGGCTGGGATTAATGCTGCACAAAATGTTTTGGATAATAGGGAATTGGTAGAAGAATATGCAAAACGCAGAGCTGCTATCCCAAGAGAAGATTCTCGTATTAAAGGCGCCAGAGGAGATCATAAAGATAACCAAGAGAAAGAGATAGAGAAACCTAAAATAACGTTAACTGAAGACGgtgaatttaaatttgtgTTACAATAA